The following are from one region of the Mannheimia granulomatis genome:
- the dhaK gene encoding dihydroxyacetone kinase subunit DhaK: MKKLINTVETVLDEQLSGFVKAHSSLILNTEPTYIHHKPSSNQPKVALISGGGSGHEPMHAGFIGKGMLDGACPGAIFTSPTPDQMFECGLALDRGEGVLLIIKNYTGDVLNFETATELLADAGIQVATVLVDDDVAVKDSLYTAGRRGVANTVLIEKLLGAAADKGYSLAELAKLGHQLNNNGHSIGIALGACTVPAAGKPSFTLTENEMEFGVGIHGEPGIERRTFENLDKTVKQMFETLIEHGNYQRTIRHWNQENQQWDEVEESKQALKQGDRVIALVNNLGAVPLSELYAVYDALEKECKTFGLHIERNLVGSYCTSLDMQGISITLLKVDDAILQLWDAPVNTPALRWGE, from the coding sequence ATGAAAAAATTAATTAATACTGTAGAAACAGTCCTAGATGAACAACTTTCAGGATTTGTTAAAGCACATTCTTCTTTAATACTAAATACTGAACCTACCTATATTCATCACAAACCGTCAAGCAATCAGCCTAAAGTTGCTCTAATTTCAGGTGGTGGCAGCGGACACGAACCAATGCACGCAGGCTTTATCGGTAAAGGAATGTTAGACGGTGCTTGTCCCGGAGCAATATTTACTTCACCAACACCAGATCAAATGTTTGAATGTGGTTTAGCCCTTGATCGTGGTGAAGGTGTGCTTTTAATTATTAAAAATTACACCGGCGATGTACTGAATTTTGAAACAGCTACGGAATTACTTGCCGATGCCGGTATACAAGTGGCAACTGTATTAGTAGATGACGATGTGGCGGTAAAAGATAGTTTATATACGGCCGGACGCCGAGGTGTAGCAAATACGGTATTGATTGAAAAATTATTGGGTGCTGCGGCAGATAAAGGTTATTCATTAGCTGAATTAGCCAAACTCGGTCATCAATTAAATAACAACGGACATTCTATCGGTATTGCACTTGGTGCTTGTACCGTACCGGCAGCAGGAAAACCTTCTTTCACGTTAACGGAAAATGAGATGGAATTTGGGGTAGGTATTCACGGCGAGCCGGGGATTGAACGCCGTACCTTTGAAAATCTAGATAAAACAGTTAAACAAATGTTTGAAACGCTGATCGAGCACGGCAATTATCAGCGAACGATTCGCCACTGGAATCAGGAAAACCAACAATGGGATGAAGTTGAGGAAAGTAAACAAGCATTAAAACAAGGTGATCGAGTTATCGCTTTGGTGAACAATCTTGGAGCAGTGCCATTATCAGAACTTTATGCAGTCTATGATGCTTTGGAAAAAGAGTGTAAAACATTTGGGCTGCACATTGAACGCAATTTAGTGGGTTCTTATTGTACCTCTTTAGATATGCAAGGTATCTCAATCACCTTACTTAAAGTAGATGATGCGATTCTTCAATTATGGGATGCTCCGGTAAATACGCCGGCATTGCGTTGGGGTGAGTAA
- the trxB gene encoding thioredoxin-disulfide reductase has translation MTTRHVKLLILGSGPAGYTAAVYAARANLSPVLVTGMQQGGQLTTTDEIENWPGEFEQTTGTELMNKMLKHAEKFNTEIVFDHIHSVDLSQRPFTLKGDLHTFTCDALIIATGASAKYLGLPSEELFKGRGVSACATCDGFFYRNKPVAVVGGGNTAVEEALYLANLASEVHLVHRRDSFRAEKILLGRLQKRIEEGKIILHTDRTVEEVLGDNMGVTGLRLKSTKEELTEEIKVDGFFVAIGHAPNTGIFDGQLELENGYIKVKSGLEGNATATSVEGVFAAGDVMDHNYRQAITSAGTGCMAALDAERFLDAQEA, from the coding sequence ATGACAACAAGACACGTTAAACTGTTAATTTTAGGTTCAGGCCCGGCAGGCTATACGGCAGCGGTTTATGCGGCTCGTGCAAATTTAAGCCCTGTGCTGGTAACAGGTATGCAGCAAGGCGGACAATTAACGACTACCGATGAAATTGAGAACTGGCCGGGTGAATTTGAGCAAACGACCGGTACAGAATTAATGAACAAAATGTTAAAACACGCGGAAAAATTTAATACGGAAATCGTGTTTGACCATATCCACAGCGTAGATTTATCCCAACGTCCGTTTACTTTAAAAGGCGATTTACACACTTTTACTTGCGATGCATTAATTATTGCCACAGGCGCATCTGCTAAATATTTAGGTTTACCGTCGGAAGAACTTTTCAAAGGCAGAGGGGTTTCTGCTTGCGCCACTTGTGATGGGTTCTTCTATCGCAACAAACCGGTTGCTGTGGTAGGTGGCGGTAATACGGCTGTAGAAGAAGCGTTGTATTTAGCCAATCTTGCAAGCGAAGTACATTTAGTTCACCGCCGTGATAGTTTCCGTGCTGAGAAAATTTTATTAGGCCGCCTGCAAAAACGCATTGAAGAAGGCAAAATTATTCTGCACACTGACCGCACTGTTGAAGAAGTGTTAGGCGATAATATGGGTGTAACCGGCTTGCGCTTAAAATCTACCAAAGAAGAGCTAACAGAAGAAATCAAGGTTGATGGCTTCTTTGTGGCGATTGGTCACGCACCGAATACCGGCATTTTTGACGGGCAGTTAGAGCTTGAAAACGGTTATATCAAAGTAAAATCAGGCTTAGAAGGCAATGCAACGGCAACTTCTGTAGAGGGGGTATTTGCGGCAGGTGATGTAATGGATCATAATTATCGCCAAGCCATTACTTCTGCCGGTACAGGTTGTATGGCAGCCCTTGATGCAGAACGTTTTTTAGATGCGCAAGAAGCATAA